A single genomic interval of uncultured Desulfobacter sp. harbors:
- a CDS encoding diguanylate cyclase has protein sequence MDELNRILIVDDERYNIKVLSELLREEYKIMAAKSGEMALNAVHGPNPPDLILLDVMMPGLSGYEVCRKLKTDLRTMHIPVIFITSLDSTDDEAKGFELGAVDYIFKPFKPVIVKARVKTHIQLKRKTDLLDRLASIDGLTEISNRRSFDITLEKELRRIARSGAFLSLILSDIDFFKKYNDYYGHAQGDTCLRRVAKAVANCASRVADFPARYGGEEFAVILPGTDMDGAITLAEKIRTTVAELNISHAASTIADHVTLSLGVATVSGNRDISPVDLIMAADEFLYQAKKNGRNTVFPISTTRYNNKAF, from the coding sequence ATGGATGAGCTCAACCGTATCCTGATCGTGGACGATGAACGGTACAATATCAAAGTACTCTCAGAATTATTACGTGAAGAGTACAAGATAATGGCGGCCAAGAGTGGAGAAATGGCTCTGAATGCAGTTCATGGGCCAAATCCGCCGGATTTGATTCTGCTGGACGTTATGATGCCGGGGCTCAGCGGATATGAGGTTTGCCGCAAACTGAAAACCGATCTCCGGACCATGCACATACCGGTCATATTTATCACAAGTCTTGATTCCACTGATGACGAGGCTAAAGGATTTGAATTAGGGGCAGTTGATTACATTTTCAAGCCGTTTAAACCGGTCATTGTGAAGGCACGGGTAAAAACACACATCCAGCTGAAACGCAAGACTGATCTTCTTGACCGCCTGGCTTCCATCGACGGTCTCACTGAAATTTCCAATCGTCGAAGTTTCGATATAACCCTTGAAAAAGAACTTCGACGGATTGCCAGAAGTGGTGCTTTCCTGTCACTGATATTATCCGACATCGACTTTTTCAAAAAATACAACGACTATTATGGCCATGCCCAAGGCGATACCTGTCTTCGGAGAGTGGCCAAAGCCGTTGCAAACTGTGCAAGCAGGGTTGCTGATTTTCCAGCCCGCTATGGGGGGGAAGAGTTTGCCGTTATTCTTCCGGGAACCGATATGGACGGAGCAATAACCCTCGCCGAAAAAATTAGAACGACAGTGGCTGAATTGAACATAAGCCACGCGGCATCAACTATTGCCGATCATGTCACGCTCAGCTTGGGGGTGGCAACGGTTTCAGGTAACCGGGATATCTCACCTGTTGATCTTATCATGGCTGCGGATGAATTTCTCTATCAGGCTAAAAAAAACGGCAGAAATACGGTTTTCCCAATTTCAACTACCCGATATAATAATAAGGCCTTTTGA
- a CDS encoding glycosyl hydrolase family 8, which produces MNKLKTACLLTALGCCLVLAGPCFADAPGTWEYYRSHFVSKDGRVIDFFQKKTSHSEGQGYGMLLAVAHKDRASFNRIYKWTRENLMVRTDPLSTWQWGMRINGQWNILDYNNATDGDLLIAWALLDASELWSEPDLAAHALSIIAAIKNALVIKKYGRMVLLPGYFGFSSPEAVILNPSYFVYPAFEKFAQIDNPKFWHTLAAHSVELTFGHSLTPLELPCDWISMNENGVKINEKRSKNFGYEAIRIPLYMAMSDEHKNGLTHFSKYLSFYKTTQLLPNVVDLVDNQISMFMAPAGFYAVFARCCQVIGEKKLSSQLMETAEKKILTEKDDYYSNTLYLLARSVNLP; this is translated from the coding sequence GTGAATAAACTAAAAACAGCCTGCCTGTTAACCGCCTTAGGCTGCTGCCTGGTGCTTGCAGGACCTTGTTTCGCAGACGCGCCGGGCACCTGGGAGTATTACCGCAGCCATTTTGTTTCAAAAGACGGGCGGGTTATTGATTTCTTTCAAAAAAAGACCAGTCATTCTGAAGGCCAGGGATATGGCATGCTCCTGGCCGTTGCCCATAAAGACCGGGCGTCTTTTAACCGCATCTACAAATGGACCCGGGAAAACCTTATGGTTCGGACCGACCCCCTTTCAACCTGGCAGTGGGGTATGCGTATCAACGGTCAATGGAATATCCTTGATTACAACAACGCAACCGATGGAGATCTGCTGATCGCCTGGGCCCTGCTTGATGCTTCCGAATTGTGGTCCGAACCGGATCTGGCCGCCCACGCATTGTCCATTATCGCCGCAATTAAAAATGCTCTGGTGATTAAAAAATACGGCCGTATGGTCCTGTTGCCTGGATATTTCGGCTTTTCATCCCCTGAAGCGGTTATCCTTAACCCCAGCTATTTTGTTTATCCGGCCTTTGAAAAATTTGCACAAATCGATAATCCGAAATTTTGGCATACCCTGGCTGCCCACAGCGTTGAACTTACATTTGGGCATTCCTTGACCCCGCTGGAATTACCCTGTGACTGGATCTCCATGAATGAAAACGGTGTGAAGATCAATGAAAAACGCAGTAAAAATTTTGGTTATGAAGCCATCAGAATTCCTCTTTACATGGCAATGTCCGATGAGCATAAGAATGGGCTGACCCACTTTTCAAAATATCTGTCATTTTATAAAACAACCCAGCTGCTGCCAAATGTGGTGGATTTGGTGGATAACCAGATATCAATGTTCATGGCCCCTGCCGGATTTTATGCGGTTTTTGCACGGTGCTGCCAAGTCATCGGAGAAAAGAAGCTGAGCTCCCAGCTCATGGAAACAGCAGAGAAAAAAATTTTAACGGAAAAAGACGATTATTATTCAAACACGCTTTATCTCCTGGCTCGTTCGGTGAACTTGCCATGA
- the nifS gene encoding cysteine desulfurase NifS, producing MIYTDNNATTRVADEVLEEMLPYLGQFYGNPSSMYGFADSVNKKVQQARARVASLINAEPDEIIFTACGTESDNAAINAALSAFPQKKHIITTAVEHPAIRSLCLHLQKKKGYKVTFVPVDKKGRLDLDTLYKAMSDETAIVSVMWANNETGVIFPIAEIAKKAKEKGIWFHTDAVQAAGKIPVDVKAAGVDMLSLSGHKIHAPKGIGVLYVKKGIKFSPFLIGGHQEKGRRGGTENTASIIALGKACELAKANLPLIDTQVREIRDYLENRLLNEIPATSVNGDRKNRLPNTLSIGFDAVEGESILMLMNQAGICASSGSACTSGSLDPSHVLMAMQVPFKSAHGSIRFSLSHYNTKAEMDTIVETLIPAIDKLRQMSPFWKDGKVV from the coding sequence ATGATCTACACCGATAATAACGCCACCACCCGGGTGGCTGACGAAGTGCTTGAAGAAATGTTGCCATATTTAGGACAGTTCTACGGCAACCCGTCATCAATGTATGGCTTTGCAGATTCAGTAAATAAAAAAGTCCAGCAAGCCAGGGCACGGGTGGCAAGCCTGATTAATGCTGAACCTGACGAAATTATTTTTACCGCTTGCGGCACGGAAAGCGATAATGCAGCCATTAACGCTGCCCTCAGCGCATTCCCGCAAAAAAAGCATATCATCACCACGGCCGTTGAGCACCCGGCCATCAGAAGTCTTTGTCTTCACCTGCAAAAGAAAAAGGGGTACAAGGTGACCTTTGTGCCGGTGGACAAAAAGGGTCGTCTTGATCTTGACACCCTTTACAAGGCCATGTCCGATGAAACCGCCATCGTGTCTGTTATGTGGGCAAACAATGAAACCGGAGTGATCTTTCCCATTGCTGAAATTGCAAAAAAGGCAAAGGAAAAAGGAATCTGGTTTCATACGGATGCGGTTCAGGCGGCGGGCAAAATTCCCGTTGACGTTAAGGCTGCTGGGGTGGACATGCTCTCCCTGTCAGGGCATAAAATCCATGCACCCAAGGGCATTGGTGTACTGTATGTGAAAAAAGGAATCAAGTTTTCGCCTTTTCTCATTGGTGGCCACCAGGAAAAGGGACGCAGGGGCGGTACGGAAAATACAGCCTCCATCATCGCTTTGGGAAAGGCCTGCGAGCTTGCAAAAGCCAATCTTCCCCTGATCGATACACAGGTTCGAGAAATCCGGGACTACCTTGAAAACCGGCTTTTAAATGAAATCCCAGCGACGTCCGTGAATGGAGACAGGAAAAACCGCCTGCCCAACACCTTATCCATTGGCTTCGATGCCGTTGAGGGTGAATCCATCCTTATGCTGATGAACCAGGCCGGTATATGCGCATCTTCCGGTTCTGCCTGCACCTCAGGCTCCCTGGACCCTTCCCATGTGCTCATGGCCATGCAGGTGCCTTTTAAATCAGCCCACGGCTCCATTCGATTTTCATTATCCCACTATAATACCAAAGCGGAAATGGATACCATCGTAGAGACCCTGATACCGGCCATCGATAAGCTGCGGCAGATGTCACCATTCTGGAAAGATGGTAAAGTTGTGTGA
- a CDS encoding cellulose synthase subunit BcsC-related outer membrane protein: MRISLKTTVICNIILFLFYCPALPAKELTDGEILAAAWNQFNEGKLTEAAKGFLQLQLAPNMELRQNARMGLGYTRLKQGKKEIAQSIFSLLVKDGYQLPKTLPALMETYPEDTKERALIARRILKIDPGHEFALIVSAWDHYHNKNYAAAELDFTRLSAISPHDQDIQIGLGYSLLHQKKFKEAIGLIEDSGRQQSEKLTELRKNVYREAILSSLAQNRFSDGKELFDRLALLDNNRSQETITNLGVQVLDGYVRGGKKSDAWNLKSDAWNLADDMGRSSLIGVKRAAAYFYKKYNAPIMASQVLDDDPDACFANADSPWTDASVDFRYRSGDPGLSRLNEISFPVSATIPLPSGQQLTFSHVYKRLDSSDPSAFRAGSYYWYQNGSQSKAALDNQSNFHQLWLSYKKEGLYPFNVAIGTSPIGGDVGITPLFNIDTTVNGFEIDIHRSAVDESILSYAGLDDPYGDDAWGRVTKTGGKLGHTIVPWRNWWLSGRIGFDLYRGENVTNNTAWTVDLAFGQTRELGKKWELSYGVYSSYQHFERNSNFFTFGHGGYYSPDHMISTGPLIRIKSRPCLDFYIDLQASGGWMWEQTADAPFYPEQIPISEKEYNGIYQGNDDNGPTALIQLEAWKLLTHKFAIGTRAKMNLTSEYNEWQIGLNLKYYFKKQKNFW; encoded by the coding sequence ATGAGAATTTCCCTTAAAACGACTGTTATATGCAATATAATATTGTTTCTTTTCTATTGTCCCGCTTTGCCTGCCAAGGAACTGACCGATGGAGAAATTCTGGCCGCGGCTTGGAATCAGTTCAACGAAGGCAAACTGACCGAAGCAGCGAAGGGGTTTCTCCAGCTGCAACTGGCCCCAAATATGGAGTTGAGGCAGAATGCCCGGATGGGACTGGGATATACCCGTTTGAAACAGGGGAAAAAAGAAATAGCCCAATCCATATTTTCGCTGCTGGTCAAAGACGGATATCAATTGCCAAAAACGCTGCCGGCTCTTATGGAAACCTATCCGGAAGACACAAAGGAAAGAGCATTAATTGCCCGGCGCATCCTGAAAATTGATCCCGGGCATGAATTTGCGCTGATCGTTTCTGCATGGGATCATTATCATAACAAAAATTATGCGGCAGCTGAGTTAGATTTTACACGCCTGTCCGCCATCAGCCCCCATGACCAGGATATCCAGATCGGGTTAGGCTACAGCCTGCTGCACCAAAAAAAATTTAAAGAAGCGATAGGCCTCATTGAAGACTCAGGGCGGCAACAATCCGAAAAACTAACGGAGTTACGGAAAAACGTCTATCGCGAAGCAATTTTAAGTAGCCTGGCCCAAAACCGATTTTCAGATGGTAAAGAATTATTCGACCGGCTGGCTCTCCTGGATAATAATAGATCCCAAGAGACGATTACAAATCTTGGTGTTCAGGTCCTTGATGGATATGTGCGCGGGGGCAAGAAGTCTGATGCGTGGAATCTGAAGTCTGATGCGTGGAATCTGGCCGATGATATGGGACGCAGCAGCCTTATAGGTGTCAAACGCGCCGCAGCTTATTTTTACAAAAAATATAATGCACCAATTATGGCGTCCCAGGTTCTTGATGATGACCCGGACGCCTGTTTTGCAAATGCCGATTCCCCCTGGACTGACGCATCTGTTGATTTTCGTTACCGGTCCGGCGATCCCGGACTCTCCCGGCTTAATGAGATCTCATTTCCGGTTTCAGCGACCATCCCGTTACCTTCGGGTCAGCAACTGACCTTTTCCCATGTTTATAAACGACTTGACAGCAGTGATCCGTCTGCCTTTAGGGCAGGCAGTTATTATTGGTACCAAAACGGTAGTCAATCGAAAGCGGCATTAGACAATCAGTCTAACTTCCATCAACTTTGGTTAAGTTATAAAAAAGAAGGGCTATATCCCTTCAACGTGGCCATCGGCACGTCACCCATTGGCGGGGATGTCGGCATAACACCTCTTTTCAATATCGATACAACCGTCAACGGATTTGAGATCGATATTCACCGCAGCGCTGTTGACGAATCCATCCTGTCCTATGCCGGTCTGGATGATCCCTATGGGGATGACGCCTGGGGCCGAGTAACCAAAACCGGAGGGAAATTAGGACATACAATTGTCCCATGGAGAAATTGGTGGCTCAGTGGGCGTATCGGTTTTGATTTATACCGGGGTGAGAATGTGACAAATAACACGGCATGGACGGTTGATTTGGCTTTTGGTCAGACACGGGAACTTGGGAAAAAATGGGAGTTGTCCTATGGTGTTTATAGTTCTTATCAACACTTTGAACGCAACTCTAATTTTTTTACATTTGGCCATGGCGGTTATTACAGTCCGGATCATATGATTTCAACCGGTCCGCTGATACGAATCAAATCCCGCCCCTGTCTTGATTTTTACATAGATCTTCAAGCCTCAGGGGGCTGGATGTGGGAACAAACAGCTGATGCCCCGTTCTACCCGGAACAAATCCCAATATCTGAGAAAGAATACAACGGTATTTATCAAGGGAACGATGATAACGGTCCGACAGCACTCATACAACTTGAAGCATGGAAATTATTGACCCACAAATTTGCCATTGGGACACGTGCCAAGATGAACCTGACGTCTGAATACAATGAGTGGCAGATTGGATTAAACTTAAAATATTATTTTAAAAAACAAAAAAATTTCTGGTAA
- the nifU gene encoding Fe-S cluster assembly protein NifU, with protein sequence MWDYSEKVMEHFLKPRNVGELEGANAIGETGSLNCGDALKLYLKVDENEKIIDASFMTFGCASAVASSSALTEIIKGMTLDEAAKITNDDIADYLGGLPKEKMHCSVMGQSALKRAIADFRGIQIIEKPGEMVCECFDVTDLEIIDAVKTNDLKNTEDVTNYLKAGGGCGKCLERIEEIIHETRAAKETDSAAN encoded by the coding sequence ATGTGGGATTATTCGGAAAAGGTGATGGAACATTTCTTGAAGCCAAGGAACGTAGGAGAGCTCGAAGGCGCCAACGCCATTGGTGAAACAGGATCTTTGAACTGCGGTGATGCCCTTAAGCTGTATCTAAAGGTAGACGAGAATGAAAAAATCATAGATGCCTCTTTTATGACGTTTGGCTGTGCGTCTGCCGTTGCCTCATCCTCTGCGCTAACCGAGATCATCAAGGGAATGACCCTGGATGAGGCCGCTAAAATAACCAATGACGACATTGCTGATTACCTGGGTGGGCTGCCCAAAGAAAAAATGCACTGCTCGGTCATGGGCCAGTCAGCCCTGAAAAGAGCCATTGCGGATTTTCGCGGAATTCAGATCATTGAAAAACCCGGAGAGATGGTTTGCGAATGCTTTGATGTTACAGATCTTGAAATTATTGATGCCGTTAAAACCAATGACCTTAAAAACACGGAAGATGTGACCAATTATCTAAAAGCCGGTGGAGGCTGCGGCAAATGCCTGGAAAGAATTGAAGAAATTATACACGAGACCAGGGCGGCCAAGGAAACAGATTCAGCAGCCAATTGA
- a CDS encoding helix-turn-helix domain-containing protein has product MDVSNYQFAEDEISQLNKYRDHQSDARLKVRFIALLMLAEGVELHTTASVVGKSIKTIGNWFYQYTTKGIASLNSFQYKPKQSFLSPEQIEEIVA; this is encoded by the coding sequence ATGGATGTTTCAAATTACCAATTTGCCGAAGATGAAATCTCCCAACTGAACAAATACAGGGATCACCAATCTGATGCAAGACTAAAGGTGCGGTTTATCGCACTGCTGATGCTGGCAGAAGGAGTGGAACTCCACACAACAGCGTCTGTTGTTGGCAAGTCGATAAAAACTATAGGAAATTGGTTTTATCAGTACACCACAAAAGGTATAGCCAGCTTAAATTCGTTTCAATACAAGCCGAAACAATCGTTTTTATCCCCGGAACAAATCGAGGAGATTGTTGCCTGA
- the sfsA gene encoding DNA/RNA nuclease SfsA, giving the protein MIIMYKGYELPPLIKGKLLKRYKRFLADIELENGEVVTAHCPNSGSMKGCARPGAEAWISQSTNPKRKLKYTWELTRIDGTVIGINTLVPNRLVKASVENDLIPELSGYSRVTSEVKTSEHTRLDLMLEDDNKKPCFVEIKNCTLVENGVASFPDAVTTRGQKHIQELVALAAGGHRAVLFFLVQRTDADTFTPAADIDPEYAEKLMQARLKGVEIIVRDVVFNLDTDPALIRLDRSLNFFSPD; this is encoded by the coding sequence ATGATTATCATGTATAAAGGGTATGAGCTGCCGCCTTTGATCAAGGGAAAACTTTTAAAACGATATAAACGCTTCCTGGCTGATATTGAACTGGAAAACGGTGAGGTGGTCACGGCCCACTGCCCCAACTCGGGATCTATGAAAGGCTGTGCCCGGCCGGGTGCTGAGGCGTGGATCTCACAAAGCACCAATCCGAAACGAAAACTTAAATACACTTGGGAACTTACCCGGATTGACGGCACGGTCATCGGCATTAATACGCTGGTGCCCAACCGGCTGGTCAAGGCATCAGTGGAAAACGATCTGATCCCGGAGCTTTCCGGTTACAGCCGGGTAACCTCGGAAGTAAAAACCTCCGAGCACACCCGTCTGGACCTGATGCTGGAAGATGACAATAAAAAGCCGTGTTTTGTCGAAATCAAAAACTGCACCCTGGTGGAAAACGGGGTAGCAAGCTTTCCGGACGCCGTTACGACGCGGGGACAAAAGCATATCCAGGAACTTGTGGCCCTTGCTGCCGGCGGACACAGGGCGGTTTTGTTTTTCCTTGTCCAGCGCACAGATGCCGATACCTTTACCCCGGCTGCTGATATTGATCCTGAATATGCAGAAAAATTGATGCAGGCCAGGTTAAAGGGTGTTGAAATTATTGTCCGGGATGTTGTCTTTAATCTGGATACAGATCCGGCATTGATTCGCCTGGATCGATCTTTAAATTTTTTTAGCCCTGATTGA
- a CDS encoding radical SAM protein, whose amino-acid sequence MRYEGPIYRPPSEADSLLIQATVGCPHNKCTFCTIYKNGPHFKIRPVQDIMEDIDSALKSYGPNVKTLFFPAGNTIAMKTNDLAAICIYARKVFRELERITVYGSSQYIHKKGQRGLKQLADAGLNRIHVGLESGNDDVLRHVKKGVDAKRQIEAGQWVVAAGIELSLYVVLGLGGVALTNPHADATANALNRINPDFIRLRTFVPKINTPILDEVESGTFKMLGPHGILKETERLVRQLNVTSYLASDHYTNYIDVHGKLPESQNQIMTQIKAAYQLPESQFRPFFIGEH is encoded by the coding sequence ATGAGATATGAAGGTCCTATATATCGTCCACCCAGTGAAGCCGATTCTCTTCTAATTCAAGCCACGGTCGGATGCCCTCACAATAAATGTACTTTTTGTACGATTTATAAAAATGGTCCACATTTCAAGATCAGACCTGTTCAAGACATTATGGAGGATATAGACTCTGCATTGAAAAGTTATGGACCTAATGTCAAAACCCTGTTTTTCCCGGCAGGAAATACCATTGCCATGAAAACAAATGATCTGGCTGCAATCTGTATCTATGCTCGCAAAGTTTTTCGTGAATTAGAACGTATAACGGTCTACGGCTCGTCCCAATATATCCATAAAAAAGGACAACGTGGGCTAAAACAATTGGCAGATGCCGGGTTAAATCGTATCCATGTTGGTCTTGAATCCGGCAATGATGATGTTCTGCGTCATGTGAAAAAAGGCGTAGATGCCAAACGTCAGATCGAGGCGGGTCAATGGGTCGTTGCCGCGGGAATAGAGTTAAGTCTCTATGTTGTATTGGGGTTGGGTGGCGTGGCTTTAACCAATCCGCATGCAGACGCAACAGCAAATGCGCTCAACCGGATTAATCCTGACTTCATCAGGCTTAGAACTTTTGTGCCGAAAATCAACACACCAATATTGGATGAAGTTGAGTCCGGCACATTTAAAATGCTGGGGCCGCATGGTATTCTGAAAGAAACCGAACGGTTAGTGAGACAATTAAACGTGACTTCGTATTTAGCCAGTGATCATTACACAAACTATATTGATGTACACGGCAAACTACCGGAGTCGCAAAACCAAATTATGACGCAGATTAAAGCAGCATATCAGTTACCTGAATCTCAATTTCGTCCTTTTTTTATTGGAGAGCACTAA
- a CDS encoding TIGR02757 family protein produces MKIGTRKLKSKLDQLYSAYNQKQYIDPDPLLFLYNYPDVRDREIAGIIASSLAYGRVAMIMQAVSAVLKKMGPDLRGFVMNADPESIAGMFQNFKYRFATGEHLSALIMGLQAVIADYGSLAACFTVDQAGGTDLSEGLVRIRTRVVRAGGAGHLLADPQKTSACKRSHLFLRWMVRKDQVDPGGWSNVPAAALTCPVDAHMFKIGHMLGFTKRRSADGVCAAQITQGFRRICPEDPVKYDFCLTRFGIRDGLDMSELKRFLKDDDYHV; encoded by the coding sequence ATGAAAATTGGCACACGAAAACTGAAATCAAAACTGGACCAACTTTACTCGGCATACAACCAGAAACAGTATATTGATCCTGATCCATTGCTGTTTCTTTACAACTATCCCGATGTCCGGGACAGGGAGATCGCAGGGATTATTGCCTCAAGTCTGGCATATGGCCGGGTGGCCATGATCATGCAAGCTGTGTCGGCTGTGCTTAAAAAGATGGGACCTGACCTTCGCGGGTTTGTAATGAATGCCGATCCGGAAAGCATTGCCGGTATGTTTCAAAACTTTAAATACAGGTTTGCTACAGGGGAGCACTTAAGCGCCCTGATCATGGGGCTTCAGGCGGTTATTGCCGATTACGGCTCCCTGGCTGCCTGTTTTACTGTGGATCAGGCGGGTGGGACAGATCTGTCTGAGGGACTTGTCCGGATCAGAACACGGGTTGTGCGGGCAGGGGGTGCCGGACATCTTCTGGCGGATCCCCAAAAAACGTCCGCCTGCAAGCGCAGTCACCTGTTTTTAAGATGGATGGTGCGCAAAGATCAGGTCGATCCGGGAGGCTGGTCCAATGTCCCGGCAGCAGCGTTGACCTGCCCTGTGGATGCGCACATGTTTAAAATCGGGCATATGCTTGGATTTACAAAACGCCGCAGTGCCGACGGGGTCTGTGCCGCCCAGATTACCCAAGGCTTCAGGCGAATATGCCCTGAGGATCCGGTGAAATATGATTTCTGTCTGACCCGGTTCGGCATCCGTGACGGGCTTGATATGTCTGAACTAAAACGGTTTTTAAAGGACGATGATTATCATGTATAA